The following coding sequences are from one Streptomyces sp. NBC_01485 window:
- the glnII gene encoding glutamine synthetase: protein MTFKAEYIWIDGTQPTAKLRSKTRIVTGEPVGLDALPIWGFDGSSTNQAEGHSSDRVLKPVFTCPDPIRGGDDILVLCEVLEIDMTPHESNTRAALAEVAAKFAGQEPIFGIEQEYTFFQDGYPLGFPRGGFPAPQGGYYCGVGADEIFGREVVEAHLDNCLAAGLAISGINAEVMPGQWEFQVGPVSPLEVSDHLWVARWLLYRTAEDFGVSATLDPKPVKGDWNGAGAHTNFSTKAMREGYDAIITACESLGEGSKPLDHVKHYGAGIDDRLTGLHETAPWNEYSYGVSNRGASVRIPWQVEKDGKGYIEDRRPNANVDPYLVTRLIVDTCCSALEKAGQV from the coding sequence AAGGCTGAGTACATCTGGATCGACGGCACCCAGCCGACCGCCAAGCTCCGCTCCAAGACCAGGATCGTCACGGGCGAGCCCGTCGGCCTGGACGCGCTGCCGATCTGGGGCTTTGACGGGTCGTCCACGAACCAGGCCGAGGGCCACTCCTCGGACCGTGTCCTCAAGCCGGTCTTCACCTGCCCCGACCCGATCCGCGGCGGCGACGACATCCTCGTCCTGTGCGAGGTCCTCGAGATCGACATGACGCCGCACGAGTCCAACACCCGTGCCGCGCTCGCCGAGGTCGCCGCGAAGTTCGCCGGTCAGGAGCCGATCTTCGGCATCGAGCAGGAGTACACGTTCTTCCAGGACGGCTACCCGCTCGGCTTCCCCAGGGGCGGCTTCCCGGCCCCGCAGGGCGGCTACTACTGCGGCGTCGGCGCCGACGAGATCTTCGGCCGTGAGGTCGTCGAGGCGCACCTGGACAACTGTCTCGCCGCCGGTCTCGCGATCTCCGGCATCAACGCCGAGGTCATGCCCGGCCAGTGGGAGTTCCAGGTCGGCCCGGTGTCCCCGCTGGAGGTCTCCGACCACCTGTGGGTGGCCCGTTGGCTGCTCTACCGCACCGCCGAGGACTTCGGCGTCTCCGCCACCCTCGACCCGAAGCCGGTCAAGGGCGACTGGAACGGCGCGGGCGCGCACACCAACTTCTCCACGAAGGCGATGCGCGAGGGCTACGACGCGATCATCACCGCGTGCGAGTCGCTCGGCGAGGGCTCGAAGCCGCTCGACCACGTCAAGCACTACGGCGCCGGCATCGACGACCGTCTGACGGGCCTGCACGAGACCGCCCCGTGGAACGAGTACTCCTACGGCGTCTCCAACCGCGGCGCCTCGGTCCGCATCCCGTGGCAGGTCGAGAAGGACGGCAAGGGTTACATCGAGGACCGCCGCCCCAACGCCAACGTCGACCCGTACCTGGTGACGCGTCTGATCGTCGACACCTGCTGCTCGGCGCTGGAGAAGGCCGGCCAGGTCTGA